TTCTCAAATAACGGGTGTAATAACTTTTCAATTGTCGGTTCACCTAACCAACCTAATCCCATAGCTGTAACTGTAATACCTAATTGACAAGCAGATAAATATTCATCTAAATTTGTTGTTACCTTTTTCGCTGCTAAAGCACCGCGTTTTCCTTCTGCAACAAGCTGATCAATACGACTTGAACGTACTTTTACAATCGCAAACTCAGCTGCTACGAAAAATCCAGTAAATGCGATTAAAATCGCAACCATGACTAAATTAAATATTTCCAATGAATCCCCTTAGTTAAAAAACTAAGGTGTCCACCTCCTGTATACTATAATGTTTTCTTATTTCTTTCTTAGAAAACATAGCCCGATACAAAAATTAAAGAGGTCGGATTTCACTTGTTCTATAATAATAGAGCAAGTGTCTGTATTAAAGCTGTCGTTTGACCAGATAAAGATTTCGATATTTTTTCACGTTGTGAATCAGTCAATCCATCTAAAAGCGGCTTTAATTCCGTTAACTCTGCTTCTAATCGATGAATATGGTCTGTCACTTCATTCACTTGTTTCGAAACGTGTTCATTGATACCGAGCAGCTTCTTCTTCTCCTCGATTTTCTCTTTAATCTCACAAAGCGGCATATGCATTTCTTTGCACTTCTCAATAAATTGTAATGTCTCAAATGCTGTTTCGTCGTAATAGCGATAATTAGATTGAGATCGCTCCGCTTTTAAGATACCTAGATTCGTATAATAATCAATCGTTCGTTTCGACACGTGAGCCATGAGAGCCAACTGTCCGATTCGATACACCTTCCCAACGATCTTCCCCCCTTGTTTATATTACTAACATCATACAATACATAAACTGTACAGTCAAACGTGACGGTTTATTGTTCATAATTTATACAAAATTACATATGTTTTCTTTCGCTTACAAACTATTATTTTAACTAACTGAATAAATAGATTAATAATTTTATAATGCGACGTGCTAACGAAATATATTCATGAAATCACATGCTCTCCCATTTTCTAAAAATCAACTCTGCACAATAAAATTCCTACTAAACTGAAAATTGAGTTATAATATCATTATAAAATATGAAGGAGGAATGCACGCATGTACTACAACACTTCATTCGAAAATGATCAACCTGTAGGCCGTCTATAAACTAAGACGGGCAATCATATAACACGTGCACCATGCCTCGTCTTAGGGAACCCATAATACCCTAAAAATAGACGGAGGTACTTCAAATGAAACAAACAATTTTAGGAGCTATATGTTTATCACTAGCAGCAAGTATATGGGGCGGTATGTATGTTGTTAGCAAATATGTACTCGACTTTATCCCACCACTAACACTCGTTTGGCTACGCTTTATCATTGCTTTTGTTGTTTTATATGGCATTTTGAAAATAGCTGAGAAAAAACAAAAGAAAAAAGTAACCATTCACAAAAAAGATTGGCTCCTATTCGCTTGGATTGGATTTATCGGATATTTCATTTCGATCACTTGTCAATTTATCGGAACAAAATTATCCGACGCCCATACAGGCTCTTTAGTAACATCAGCTACACCTGCATTTATCGTTATATTTGCAGCGATCATTTTAAAAGAAAAACTAACCGCTCGTAGACTTTTATCTACTATCATAGCGACAATCGGTGTCATTATCGTAATCGGATGGGATATTGAAATTGGCTCCTATTTTATCGGTACAATTATATTAGTTGGGGCAGCTATTACGTGGGCTTTACTATCTATTTATGTGAAAATTGCTTCAGCGAAATTTTCATCTTTAGTGATTACAACGTATGCTATATTCTTTTCACTCTTTTTTATTACACCTTTTATGGTATGGGAATTTCAATCAAACCCAATTGAACATATGAATATGTACGTACTATTAGGCGTACTTTATTTAGGAATCGTCTCAACAGCAGGTGCCTTTTTCCTTTGGAA
This genomic window from Bacillus anthracis str. Vollum contains:
- a CDS encoding DMT family transporter, which produces MKQTILGAICLSLAASIWGGMYVVSKYVLDFIPPLTLVWLRFIIAFVVLYGILKIAEKKQKKKVTIHKKDWLLFAWIGFIGYFISITCQFIGTKLSDAHTGSLVTSATPAFIVIFAAIILKEKLTARRLLSTIIATIGVIIVIGWDIEIGSYFIGTIILVGAAITWALLSIYVKIASAKFSSLVITTYAIFFSLFFITPFMVWEFQSNPIEHMNMYVLLGVLYLGIVSTAGAFFLWNKGLELMDASIGSLFFFFQPIVGSLLGWLLLNETLSSNFFIGGILIICSVFITTFEKK
- a CDS encoding MerR family transcriptional regulator, yielding MYRIGQLALMAHVSKRTIDYYTNLGILKAERSQSNYRYYDETAFETLQFIEKCKEMHMPLCEIKEKIEEKKKLLGINEHVSKQVNEVTDHIHRLEAELTELKPLLDGLTDSQREKISKSLSGQTTALIQTLALLL